TAATATCAACTGATGCTTAGCTGCTACTCTATCCAAAATTGCCTTAGATTTAGCAGATATTTTATAAGGCTTATATGCTGTGCTGTTATCCTTATAAAGCCCTACAATAATTGAAGTATTTTGAGGTAAAGTATTTAGTTTATCTTCTGTAATAAGCTCCACTTCTCGTTCATTTTGAAGCTCTTTAATAAAGTCTTGATAAGGAGCTTCCTCCAAAGGTAAATAATAGTATTCTGATGATTTTAAAGGTAGAGCCTTTGCCTCATCTTTTATCAATGTTAAAGCGTTGGCGTATAACTTTTCCGTTAATTTTTGATGAGTATCATTATTTAAATCTCTTTCTATGTTATTGGCATCAATAGGTTTAAAATCTTGTAAACCTAGTAGATACTTTGCTTCTAGAATTTTCATTACCGATTCTTTTAGTCTATCTTGAGAAATCTCACCAGACTGCAAAGCTTTCTTAATTAACCTTTTACCAGAAGGTACATCTTGAGAGAACAGCATAATATCATTACCAGCTTTAAAAGCTCTTAAATCTAACTCTCCTGGATTGAACCTTTTTGCAACCGCATTCATATTAAGAGCATCGGTAATAATAAGCCCTTGATAACCGTACTTATTTTTCAACAAATTAGTTACAATATTATGCGAAATAGAAGCAGGAATTCCCTTTTGGTTTTCCAAAGACGGAACATAGAGATGAGCCACCATAACACCGCCTATTTTTTTATCCATAAGTGCTTTAAATGGGGCTAACTCCACTTTATTAAGTCTGTGTAATGAATGATTAACCACAGGTAAATCTAAATGAGAATCGGTATCGGTATCCCCATGACCTGGGAAATGTTTAATACTTGCCAAAACTCCATTATCCTGCAAACCATAACTGTAAGCCAACCCTTTCTCTATCACTTTTTTCACATTAGACCCAAAAGAACGATTACCTATAATGGGATTGATAGGATTGGTATTAACATCTACCACAGGAGCAAAATCCCAATAAATCCCCATTCTTTTACAATCTTCAGCTATTTTAGCCGCCATTTCATAAATAAGCGTATTATCCTGAACCGCCCCAAGCGTCATTGCCCAAGGGAACTTATGTGCGATTGGAAGTCTTTGGTAAAGTCCCCACTCTGCATCCATACCTATCATCAAAGGTATTTTAGATTTACCTTGAAGTTCGTTTACTAGACTTATATGCCTACGTGTATCATCTTGCATCAGTATAAGCCCCCCTATATTTTCCTTATCTACCAATGTCTTGACTTGATTGATGAAAGATTCCCCTTTATTAGTATATAATGCGACTATAAAAAGCTGCCCTATTTTCTCGTCTTCAGAAAGCTGTTGATAAGTTTTTTCAGCATAAACTTTGGCTTCTTTTTTTAGGATTTCAGCGTTATTTTTAGGTATATATTGTGCTTTATTATTTCCAAAAATAAAAAATAACATCGCACAAACTAAGACTGTTCTAACATTTATATTCATTATACTCAAAGAAATTAGTTGTAACCACAACAAATATACAATTTTATTATAAGCCTACTATTAAAAAAAACAAGAGCATCTTTTTAGTAAAAAAGAGCTCTTTAACCTTATATAATTGAACCCGTTGTGCATTATGAAATGAAAAAAACAAGAGTTGTTTATTAGACTGAAAATCAGTATATTGTTTTTGCTATAAAACGATATAAATGAACAACATAGAGCAAATATATGAAAGAATTTTGGAAGTTTTAGGACTTTTTTCAGAAAATCAACTGATTAGTTATCAGAGAAGAACACCTAAAATGAGCGATTTAGAAGTCATAAGTCTTAATATTACTGCTGAATACTTGAGTATTGATAGCGAATTACAGTTATTTAGAAAATTGCCAAACTCTCTGATAAACAAAATTGAAAGAAGTGTTTACAATAAGCGAAAACGAAGACTATCCCTACAAACAGAGCAAATTAGACAGCGTATTTCGATGGAGTTCAATGAGTTTGAAGATATTTTTATCGTTGATAGCATGCCAATGAAAGTTTGTGAAAACGCTCGTTCTACTCGTTCAAAAATTTGTAAAGAGCAATCCTATTCTTCACCAACATATGGTTATTGTGCTTCACAGAAATTATATTTCTATGGCTATAAACTACACGCAGTATGTTCTTTAAATGGTGTGATTAAGAATTTTGATATAAGCCCTGCATCCGTTCACGACATCCACTATTTAAAAGATAGTGGTGAGCAAATGCGAAACTGTACTTTAATTGGAGATAGAGGCTATTTATCAGCAAAAGTTCAAATAGATTTATTTAACTATGCTAATATTAAATTAGATACACCAATGAGAAGTAATCAGAAAGATTATATTCCTCAATTTTCATTGTACAAGAAAAAGCGAAAACGAATTGAGACATTTTTCTCTCAACTTTGCGACCAATTTATGATTAAAAGAAACTATGCTAAAACTTTTGAAGGCTTTAAAACAAGGATAATCAGTAAAATAACCGCCGCAACGGTTATTCAATATATCAATAAATTTATCTTCCAAAGAAAATTAAATCATCTAAAAATCAGTATTATTTAAAATGCACAACGAGTTAAATACATATAAATTCTCTTTTAGAATTTTGTCGTCATTAGTATCAGTCAGGGTTGTTACTTGTCTTTTGGTTTCAATAAAACCTGCCTCTTTTGCTTTCTTTTTATAGTTGTTTGCAGTGCTATTACTCACTTTTAGACTTTTAGCTAAACGTTTCAATGGTATTGGCTGAAACCCTTTAGATGACTTTGAACGGCTCGTACTGGTATATGCCATTTTCGATACCGACCGCTTCCTGTTCATCCAGCGTATTAGTCTGAAAATTTTTGTAACTGCAACTCCACAACAAAATTTACTAAATCCTGAAAAATCATCAGGCTCGTAGATAATTGCAGATTTCCCTTTTAATCTAAGTTTTCTTTTTAACTGTCCATAACTTATTATTCTTAGTGTATTTCTCTTATTATTTACTGTAATCCATTTCTTCTTAATTAACCATTTTATACAACTTCTAATTGTCTTTTCACTTACACCCAAATCAGTAGCCCAATACTTGTATAATGAAGTATCAAAGCGAACGTGTCCGCTTGAAATATGCTTCAAATACACAAACAGCAATAAATGATTAATCTTTCGACTAACCAAAGCATATTCGCATAAATCTACTGGAATTGTGGTGTAAATTGGCTTCATACACTTGTCCTTTGTAGTTGATTATTAATCGGAATAGGGTACAATCCTGCATCCTCTAATACAGGCTTTAAGTCGTAGAATTTCTTGAAATCAAGGTAGATTTGGTTCGTAAGTACTCCTGCTTGTGCTACTAAAAACACTCCTTTTTCGAGGAGTGTTTTTTTATTATCCTATATTCAAACTCTATATATATTCAAAGCCTAATTTTTCTTATTTTTGTGCCGTGCATATTACTAAAGACAGTTTACAAGAATTAGAGTTTCCGCAACTATTAGCGGAAATTGCTCCATACGCCTATTCCTCAAAAATAGCTCAAAAAATTTCGGATTTAAAACCGCTAAAAAAAGAGGAGGCTTTAGTTTCATTAAAAAAAACTTCTGAATTTTTAAGCAGCTTTGAAAGTGAAAATATTATTCCTTTCAATGAATATGAAGATGTGGAAACAGAGCTAAAACTAATGCTTATTGAAAATTTCCGATTGGAAAATAGGGCTTTTATAAAGATTAAAAATATCACTTCGCAAATCGGAAAACTCCAAAAGTTCTTTCCACAATATTCGGAGATTTTTCCTGAATTATTGAAAGGTATAGAAACTCTTGATTTCAAAAAAGAAATTATTGAGAAAATAGATCACGTCTTTAACCGATTTGAAGAGGTTAAAAGTGATGCCTCTCCTATTTTAAAAGAACTCCGAGATGAAATACAAAAAGCTAAAAAAGCCATAGATGAAAATTTCAATAGGGCTTTAGGAGTCTATTCTCAAAGTGATTTTTTAGACGAAATCCGAGAAACCATTATAGAGGATCAAAGGGTGTTAGCTGTAAAATCGGGCTTCAAAAAAAGGGTGCAAGGTAGAGTTTTAGGCGTTTCAAAGACAGGTTCCATAACCTACATTCAACCAGAAACTGTAGTAAAACATTATTTTAAACTAAAAGAAAGTTTAGAAGAAGAAAAAAAAGAAATAGACCGTATTTTAAGAAAGCTAACCGCTGAAATAGCTGTATTTCAACCTGAAATAGCGTCTTATCAAAACTATATTTTTGACCTAGACCTTACAAGAGCTAAGACTAAGTTTGCAGAAAAAGTAAATGCGATGCTTCCTAAAATTAATGACCACCAAACACTAAAACTAAGAGATGCCTATCATCCTCTATTATGGTTACAAAACAAGGCGGAGAACAAAGAAATTTTCCCACAAACCCTTGCTCTTACCGAACATAATAGAATCATTTGTATTTCTGGTCCAAATGCTGGTGGTAAATCAATTACATTAAAAACAGTAGGGTTGTTACAGCTTATGCTCCAATCGGGGATTTTAGTTCCTGTACATCCGAAATCCGAAATGTTTTTCTTTGATAAAGTAATGACGGACATTGGTGATAATCAATCTATTGAAAACCATCTTTCTACCTATTCGTCTAGACTTAAGAAAATGTCGCACATTATCAGAAAAGCGGATAAAAATACATTACTACTCATAGACGAATTTGGAACTGGCTCCGACCCCGAACTTGGTGGTGCGTTGGCGGAAAGTTTTTTGGAGTTTTTCTACGAAAAAAAATCCTTTGCTATTATTACTACTCACTATACCAACATTAAGCTGGTAGTGGAGCAACTCCCTAACGCTCAAAATGCAGCAATGCTTTTTGATGAAAACAGTCTAGAGCCTCTTTATAAATTAGAGATAGGACAGGCAGGAAGTTCGTTTACTTTTGAAGTGGCAGAAAAAAATAAAATTCCACCTTTCATCATTCGCTCGGCAAAAAGAAAAGTAGAGAAAGATGTCGTTAATTTAGATAAAACCATCGTAAAACTTCAGCAAGAAAAATTTGAGGTTGAAAAACTAAAAACAGATTTATCTCAGAAAAAAGAATCGGTAGAAGATAAACGAGACAATCTGCAAAAGCTTAACGAGCAACTACAGCAGAAACTTTTTAACTTCCAAAAACTTTATGAAGAAGAACATAGAAAATTACAATTTGGGAACAAAGTAGAAAACTTTATTAAAGACTACATCAATGGGCGTTCTAGAAAGGAACTTGTCAAAGATTTTGTAAAAATATTAGAACAGGAGAAATACCGAAAGTTAGGCTCTGATAAAGATGAGTCTAAGAAATTACAAGTGATAAAACGCAAAATCACTCAACAGCTCAAAAGGAAAGAAGTCAAAGAGAAAATAGAAGAAACCAATCAAAAATTGGAAGAAAAAAAACAAAAAGAAAGAGCTGTTTGGTTAAAAGTGGGACAACGAGTGAGAATTATAGGAAGTACCAGCGTAGGCACTATTGAGAGTATTTCTAAAAATAAAGTAACCGTAAATTATGGGTTATTTAAAACTCAAATTAATCCTGACGAACTAGAACGCGTATAAAGTTCTATCTTTATTTCAACCAAATAATTGATTCGGTTGAACATCAATTCAAAAAACATAAAAAAATAATGACTCTAGTACAATATATACAGTCTCTATCACAACTGCAACCCAAATCTATAGAAACCACACTAACTCTTCTTGCCGAAGGTGGTACTATTCCCTTTATTTCTCGCTACCGAAAAGATGCAACAGGTAATTTAGACGAAGTTGCCATAGAACAAATTCAGAAACTTCAAAAACAATACGAGGAAATCGTCAAGAGAAAAGAAAGTATTTTAAAATCAATAGAAGAACAGAATAGCCTTACGCCCGAACTTCAACAGAAGATTGAACAATCATTTAGTCTACAAGAATTAGAAGATTTATATCTACCTTACAAAAAGCGAAGAAAAACTAAAGCGGATACCGCTAGAGAAAACGGATTAGAGCCTTTGGCTAAAATCATTATGGCTCAAAATGCTAATCACTTAGAGCACTCTGCACAGAAGTATACTTCTGATAAAATATCTACTGTCCAAGAAGCCTTAGATGGAGCTTGTGATATTATCGCAGAATGGATTAACGAAAATCTATTCATAAGAAAACGCCTAAGACAACTGTTTCAACGACAGGCTAAAGTCACCAGTAAAATCACAAAAAAAGCCAAAGAAAACGAAGAGGAAGCTCAGAAATATCAACAATATTTTGATTGGAGCGAAGTTTTACTCAAAGCTCCTTCCCATAGATTGTTAGCTCTATTAAGAGCAGAAAACGAAGGCTTCATCAAACTTAAAATTGAAATAGATAATGATGAGGCAATTAACTTCATAGAAAAAAGCATCATTAAAAATAATAACGAAACTGCTCACTACATCAGCATCGCTATAAAAGATGCCTATAAACGCCTTTTAGAACCTTCTATCTCTAACGAAATTTTACAAGAAGCTAAAAGCAAAGCAGATGATAAGGCCATTAGTATATTTTCGGAAAACCTTAAACAACTGCTACTTGCCGCTCCACTCGGTGAAAAAAGAATTCTAGCCATAGACCCTGGTTATCGTACAGGTTGTAAAGTGGTGTGTTTAGATGAAAAGGGTGACTTGCTTTACAACGAAACTATTTACCCTCACACTCCTCAAAATGAGACAGGAGTTGCAATGAAAAAAATCCGTAGTATGGTTAATGCTTACCAAGTAGAAGCCATCGCCATAGGAAATGGAACTGCGAGTAGAGAAACAGAAGCATTCATCAAAAAAATAGCCTTTGATAAAGATTTACAGGTGTTTGTAGTATCAGAAGCAGGTGCTTCAGTCTATTCGGCAAGCAAAATTGC
This Riemerella anatipestifer DNA region includes the following protein-coding sequences:
- a CDS encoding IS982-like element ISRa1 family transposase; its protein translation is MNNIEQIYERILEVLGLFSENQLISYQRRTPKMSDLEVISLNITAEYLSIDSELQLFRKLPNSLINKIERSVYNKRKRRLSLQTEQIRQRISMEFNEFEDIFIVDSMPMKVCENARSTRSKICKEQSYSSPTYGYCASQKLYFYGYKLHAVCSLNGVIKNFDISPASVHDIHYLKDSGEQMRNCTLIGDRGYLSAKVQIDLFNYANIKLDTPMRSNQKDYIPQFSLYKKKRKRIETFFSQLCDQFMIKRNYAKTFEGFKTRIISKITAATVIQYINKFIFQRKLNHLKISII
- a CDS encoding Tex family protein codes for the protein MTLVQYIQSLSQLQPKSIETTLTLLAEGGTIPFISRYRKDATGNLDEVAIEQIQKLQKQYEEIVKRKESILKSIEEQNSLTPELQQKIEQSFSLQELEDLYLPYKKRRKTKADTARENGLEPLAKIIMAQNANHLEHSAQKYTSDKISTVQEALDGACDIIAEWINENLFIRKRLRQLFQRQAKVTSKITKKAKENEEEAQKYQQYFDWSEVLLKAPSHRLLALLRAENEGFIKLKIEIDNDEAINFIEKSIIKNNNETAHYISIAIKDAYKRLLEPSISNEILQEAKSKADDKAISIFSENLKQLLLAAPLGEKRILAIDPGYRTGCKVVCLDEKGDLLYNETIYPHTPQNETGVAMKKIRSMVNAYQVEAIAIGNGTASRETEAFIKKIAFDKDLQVFVVSEAGASVYSASKIAREEFPNYDITVRGAVSIGRRLSDPLAELVKIDPKSIGVGQYQHDVDSTKLKEELDNTVIHCVNAVGVNLNTASQSLLSCVSGIGEKIAENIVKYRSENGAFRTRAELKKVPRLGEKAFQQAAAFVRIKDSENPLDNSAVHPESYVTVEKMAKDLGLKTKELIANKEQIQKIIPEKYTTPEVGILGIKDILKELEKPGLDPRQQAKVFEFNPNIKTIADIKVGLSLPGIVNNITAFGCFVDIGIKESGLIHISQLTDGFVSDVNEVVKLHQTVEVQVLEIDEVRKRIGLKLIK
- a CDS encoding endonuclease MutS2; this encodes MHITKDSLQELEFPQLLAEIAPYAYSSKIAQKISDLKPLKKEEALVSLKKTSEFLSSFESENIIPFNEYEDVETELKLMLIENFRLENRAFIKIKNITSQIGKLQKFFPQYSEIFPELLKGIETLDFKKEIIEKIDHVFNRFEEVKSDASPILKELRDEIQKAKKAIDENFNRALGVYSQSDFLDEIRETIIEDQRVLAVKSGFKKRVQGRVLGVSKTGSITYIQPETVVKHYFKLKESLEEEKKEIDRILRKLTAEIAVFQPEIASYQNYIFDLDLTRAKTKFAEKVNAMLPKINDHQTLKLRDAYHPLLWLQNKAENKEIFPQTLALTEHNRIICISGPNAGGKSITLKTVGLLQLMLQSGILVPVHPKSEMFFFDKVMTDIGDNQSIENHLSTYSSRLKKMSHIIRKADKNTLLLIDEFGTGSDPELGGALAESFLEFFYEKKSFAIITTHYTNIKLVVEQLPNAQNAAMLFDENSLEPLYKLEIGQAGSSFTFEVAEKNKIPPFIIRSAKRKVEKDVVNLDKTIVKLQQEKFEVEKLKTDLSQKKESVEDKRDNLQKLNEQLQQKLFNFQKLYEEEHRKLQFGNKVENFIKDYINGRSRKELVKDFVKILEQEKYRKLGSDKDESKKLQVIKRKITQQLKRKEVKEKIEETNQKLEEKKQKERAVWLKVGQRVRIIGSTSVGTIESISKNKVTVNYGLFKTQINPDELERV
- a CDS encoding glycoside hydrolase family 3 protein translates to MLFFIFGNNKAQYIPKNNAEILKKEAKVYAEKTYQQLSEDEKIGQLFIVALYTNKGESFINQVKTLVDKENIGGLILMQDDTRRHISLVNELQGKSKIPLMIGMDAEWGLYQRLPIAHKFPWAMTLGAVQDNTLIYEMAAKIAEDCKRMGIYWDFAPVVDVNTNPINPIIGNRSFGSNVKKVIEKGLAYSYGLQDNGVLASIKHFPGHGDTDTDSHLDLPVVNHSLHRLNKVELAPFKALMDKKIGGVMVAHLYVPSLENQKGIPASISHNIVTNLLKNKYGYQGLIITDALNMNAVAKRFNPGELDLRAFKAGNDIMLFSQDVPSGKRLIKKALQSGEISQDRLKESVMKILEAKYLLGLQDFKPIDANNIERDLNNDTHQKLTEKLYANALTLIKDEAKALPLKSSEYYYLPLEEAPYQDFIKELQNEREVELITEDKLNTLPQNTSIIVGLYKDNSTAYKPYKISAKSKAILDRVAAKHQLILVVFGSPYALRDINIKNYPTVLVAYENNELSMKATAKGLLGKTKIHGRLPVVVNQDLKEGEGIDVEAVNSGIECSIKVKN